The Macaca fascicularis isolate 582-1 chromosome 11, T2T-MFA8v1.1 genome includes a region encoding these proteins:
- the CALCOCO1 gene encoding calcium-binding and coiled-coil domain-containing protein 1 isoform X2, translating to MEESPLSRAPSRGGVNFLNVARTYIPNTKVECHYTLPPGTMPSASDWIGIFKVEAACVRDYHTFVWSSVPESTTDGSPIHTSVQFQASYLPKPGAQLYQFRYVNRQGRVCGQSPPFQFREPRPMDELVTLEEADGGSDILLVVPKATVLQNQLDESQQERNDLMQLKLQLEGQVTELRSRVQELERALATARQEHAELMEQYKGISRSHGEITEERDILSRQQGDHVARILELEDDIQTISEKVLTKEVELDRLRDTVKALTREQEKLLGQLKEVQADKEQSEAELQVAQQENRRLNLDLQEAKSWQEEQSAQAQRLKDKVAQMKDTLGQAQQRVAELEPLKEQLRGAQELAASSQQKATLLGEELASAATARDRTIAELHRSRLEVAEVNGRLAELGLHLKEEKCQWSKERAGLLQSVEAEKDKILKLSAEILRLEKAVQEERTQNQVFKTELAREKDSSLVQLSESKRELTELRSALRVLQKEKEQLQEEKQELLEYMRKLEARLEKVADEKWNEDAATDEEAAAGLSCPAALTDSEDESPEDMRLPPYGLCEHRDPGSSPAGPREASPLVVISQPAPISPHLSGPAEDSSSDSEAEDEKSVLMAAVQSGGEEANLLLPELGSAFYDMASTIFCRAQIALLPLSPASTPSPTTR from the exons ATGGAAGAATCACCACTAAGCCGAGCACCATCCCGTGGTGGAGTCAACTTTCTGAATGTAGCCCGGACCTACATCCCCAATACCAAGGTGGAATGTCACTACACCCTTCCCCCAGGCACCATGCCCAGTGCCAGTGACTGGATTGGCATCTTCAAG GTAGAAGCTGCCTGTGTTCGAGATTACCACACATTTGTGTGGTCTTCCGTGCCTGAAAGTACAACTGATGGTTCCCCCATTCACACCAGTGTCCAGTTCCAAG CCAGCTACCTGCCCAAACCAGGAGCTCAGCTCTACCAGTTCCGATATGTGAACCGCCAGGGCCGGGTGTGTGGGCAGAGCCCCCCTTTCCAGTTCCGAGAGCCAAGGCCCATGGATGAACTGGTGACCCTGGAGGAGGCTGATGGGGGCTCTGACATCCTGCTGGTTGTCCCCAAGGCAACTGTGTTACAG AACCAGCTCGATGAGAGCCAGCAAGAACGGAATGACCTGATGCAGCTGAAGCTGCAGCTGGAGGGACAGGTGACAGAGCTGAGGAGCCGAGTGCAGGAGCTCGAGAGGGCTCTGGCAACTGCCAGGCAGGAACACGCGGAGCTGATGGAACAGTATAAG GGGATTTCCCGGTCCCATGGGGAGATCACAGAAGAGAGGGACATCCTGAGCCGGCAACAGGGAGACCATGTGGCACGCATCCTGGAGCTGGAGGATGACATTCAGACCATCAGTGAGAAAGTGCTGACGAAGGAAGTGGAGCTCGACAG GCTTAGAGACACAGTGAAGGCCCTGACTCGGGAACAGGAGAAGCTTCTTGGGCAACTGAAAGAAGTACAAGCAGACAAGGAGCAAAGCGAG GCTGAGCTCCAAGTGGCACAACAGGAGAACCGTCGCTTAAATTTGGACCTGCAGGAGGCCAAGAGCTGGCAAGAGGAGCAGAGTGCTCAGGCCCAGAGACTGAAAGACAAGGTGGCCCAGATGAAGGACACCCTAGGCCAGGCCCAGCAGCGGGTG GCTGAGCTGGAGCCCCTGAAGGAGCAGCTTCGAGGGGCCCAGGAGCTTGCAGCCTCAAGCCAGCAGAAAGCCACCCTTCTTGGGGAGGAGTTGGCCAGCGCAGCAACAGCCAGGGACCGCACCATAGCCGAACTACACCGCAGCCGCCTGGAAGTGGCTGAAGTTAACGGCAGGCTGGCTGAGCTCGGTTTGCacttgaaggaagaaaaatgccAATGGAGCAAGGAGCGGGCAGGGCTGCTGCAGAGTGTGGAG GCAGAGAAGGACAAGATCCTGAAGCTGAGTGCAGAGATACTTCGACTGGAGAAGGCAGTTCAGGAGGAGAGGACCCAAAACCAGGTGTTCAAGACTGAGCTGGCCCGGGAAAAGGATTCTAGCCTG GTACAGTTGTCAGAGAGTAAGCGGGAGCTGACAGAGCTGCGGTCAGCCCTGCGTGTGCTCCAGAAGGAAAAGGAGCAGTTACAAGAGGAGAAGCAG GAATTGCTAGAGTACATGAGAAAACTGGAGGCCCGCCTGGAGAAGGTGGCAGATGAGAAGTGGAATGAGGATGCTGCCACAGATGAGGAGGCCGCTGCGGGACTGA GCTGCCCGGCAGCTCTGACAGACTCGGAGGATGAGTCCCCAGAAGACATGAGGCTCCCACCCTATGGCCTTTGTGAGCATAGAGACCCAGGCTCCTCTCCTGCTGGGCCCCGAGAGGCTTCTCCCCTCGTTGTCATCAGCCAGCCGGCTCCCATTTCTCCTCACCTCTCTGGGCCAGCTGAGGACAGTAGCTCTGACTCG GAGGCTGAAGATGAGAAGTCAGTCCTGATGGCAGCTGTGCAGAGTGGGGGTGAGGAGGCCAACTTGCTGCTTCCTGAACTGGGCAGTGCCTTCTATGACATGGCCAG CACCATCTTCTGCAGAGCCCAAATTGCCCTGCTtcccctctctcctgcctctACCCCTTCCCCAACCACCAGGTAG
- the CALCOCO1 gene encoding calcium-binding and coiled-coil domain-containing protein 1 isoform X1, with protein MEESPLSRAPSRGGVNFLNVARTYIPNTKVECHYTLPPGTMPSASDWIGIFKVEAACVRDYHTFVWSSVPESTTDGSPIHTSVQFQASYLPKPGAQLYQFRYVNRQGRVCGQSPPFQFREPRPMDELVTLEEADGGSDILLVVPKATVLQNQLDESQQERNDLMQLKLQLEGQVTELRSRVQELERALATARQEHAELMEQYKGISRSHGEITEERDILSRQQGDHVARILELEDDIQTISEKVLTKEVELDRLRDTVKALTREQEKLLGQLKEVQADKEQSEAELQVAQQENRRLNLDLQEAKSWQEEQSAQAQRLKDKVAQMKDTLGQAQQRVAELEPLKEQLRGAQELAASSQQKATLLGEELASAATARDRTIAELHRSRLEVAEVNGRLAELGLHLKEEKCQWSKERAGLLQSVEAEKDKILKLSAEILRLEKAVQEERTQNQVFKTELAREKDSSLVQLSESKRELTELRSALRVLQKEKEQLQEEKQELLEYMRKLEARLEKVADEKWNEDAATDEEAAAGLSCPAALTDSEDESPEDMRLPPYGLCEHRDPGSSPAGPREASPLVVISQPAPISPHLSGPAEDSSSDSEAEDEKSVLMAAVQSGGEEANLLLPELGSAFYDMASGFTVGPLSETSTGGPATPTWKECPICKERFPAESDKDALEDHMDGHFFFSTQDPFTFD; from the exons ATGGAAGAATCACCACTAAGCCGAGCACCATCCCGTGGTGGAGTCAACTTTCTGAATGTAGCCCGGACCTACATCCCCAATACCAAGGTGGAATGTCACTACACCCTTCCCCCAGGCACCATGCCCAGTGCCAGTGACTGGATTGGCATCTTCAAG GTAGAAGCTGCCTGTGTTCGAGATTACCACACATTTGTGTGGTCTTCCGTGCCTGAAAGTACAACTGATGGTTCCCCCATTCACACCAGTGTCCAGTTCCAAG CCAGCTACCTGCCCAAACCAGGAGCTCAGCTCTACCAGTTCCGATATGTGAACCGCCAGGGCCGGGTGTGTGGGCAGAGCCCCCCTTTCCAGTTCCGAGAGCCAAGGCCCATGGATGAACTGGTGACCCTGGAGGAGGCTGATGGGGGCTCTGACATCCTGCTGGTTGTCCCCAAGGCAACTGTGTTACAG AACCAGCTCGATGAGAGCCAGCAAGAACGGAATGACCTGATGCAGCTGAAGCTGCAGCTGGAGGGACAGGTGACAGAGCTGAGGAGCCGAGTGCAGGAGCTCGAGAGGGCTCTGGCAACTGCCAGGCAGGAACACGCGGAGCTGATGGAACAGTATAAG GGGATTTCCCGGTCCCATGGGGAGATCACAGAAGAGAGGGACATCCTGAGCCGGCAACAGGGAGACCATGTGGCACGCATCCTGGAGCTGGAGGATGACATTCAGACCATCAGTGAGAAAGTGCTGACGAAGGAAGTGGAGCTCGACAG GCTTAGAGACACAGTGAAGGCCCTGACTCGGGAACAGGAGAAGCTTCTTGGGCAACTGAAAGAAGTACAAGCAGACAAGGAGCAAAGCGAG GCTGAGCTCCAAGTGGCACAACAGGAGAACCGTCGCTTAAATTTGGACCTGCAGGAGGCCAAGAGCTGGCAAGAGGAGCAGAGTGCTCAGGCCCAGAGACTGAAAGACAAGGTGGCCCAGATGAAGGACACCCTAGGCCAGGCCCAGCAGCGGGTG GCTGAGCTGGAGCCCCTGAAGGAGCAGCTTCGAGGGGCCCAGGAGCTTGCAGCCTCAAGCCAGCAGAAAGCCACCCTTCTTGGGGAGGAGTTGGCCAGCGCAGCAACAGCCAGGGACCGCACCATAGCCGAACTACACCGCAGCCGCCTGGAAGTGGCTGAAGTTAACGGCAGGCTGGCTGAGCTCGGTTTGCacttgaaggaagaaaaatgccAATGGAGCAAGGAGCGGGCAGGGCTGCTGCAGAGTGTGGAG GCAGAGAAGGACAAGATCCTGAAGCTGAGTGCAGAGATACTTCGACTGGAGAAGGCAGTTCAGGAGGAGAGGACCCAAAACCAGGTGTTCAAGACTGAGCTGGCCCGGGAAAAGGATTCTAGCCTG GTACAGTTGTCAGAGAGTAAGCGGGAGCTGACAGAGCTGCGGTCAGCCCTGCGTGTGCTCCAGAAGGAAAAGGAGCAGTTACAAGAGGAGAAGCAG GAATTGCTAGAGTACATGAGAAAACTGGAGGCCCGCCTGGAGAAGGTGGCAGATGAGAAGTGGAATGAGGATGCTGCCACAGATGAGGAGGCCGCTGCGGGACTGA GCTGCCCGGCAGCTCTGACAGACTCGGAGGATGAGTCCCCAGAAGACATGAGGCTCCCACCCTATGGCCTTTGTGAGCATAGAGACCCAGGCTCCTCTCCTGCTGGGCCCCGAGAGGCTTCTCCCCTCGTTGTCATCAGCCAGCCGGCTCCCATTTCTCCTCACCTCTCTGGGCCAGCTGAGGACAGTAGCTCTGACTCG GAGGCTGAAGATGAGAAGTCAGTCCTGATGGCAGCTGTGCAGAGTGGGGGTGAGGAGGCCAACTTGCTGCTTCCTGAACTGGGCAGTGCCTTCTATGACATGGCCAG TGGCTTTACAGTGGGTCCCCTGTCAGAAACCAGCACTGGGGGCCCTGCCACCCCCACATGGAAGGAGTGTCCTATCTGTAAGGAGCGCTTTCCTGCTGAGAGTGACAAGGATGCCCTGGAGGACCACATGGATGGACACTTCTTTTTCAGCACCCAGGACCCCTTCACCTTTGACTGA